Proteins from a single region of Lentimicrobium sp. L6:
- a CDS encoding VWA domain-containing protein, giving the protein MIKKLIYYISIVSLLLVLKPLAAQEQKQEKEEITRLLFVFDASQSMFGRWNYQQKIFAAREILSNFLDSLATVENVEVAFRVFGDQYHVPPQVCEDSRLIVPFAKNNSKKIKKALKDIVPKGTTPISYALEEAAADFPDCDHCRNIIILITDGIEECEGDPCEVSLRLQAKGIMLKPFVIGIGKDFKGQYDCVGTFIEAVTEEDFVTGLNVMISQALNNTTAQINLLDANNQPSTTNVAVSIYDHYTGLMKHNFIHTLNAFGVPDTLFLDPRNVYDIVAHTIPQVRLDSVIINEAEHNTIALKAPVGVLNLEVDSKEPINGMQALVRKPNGPLTLNVQQFGQKETYLTGYYQLEVLSLPRLIIDSILISQNHVTNVDIPGPGILVVKKPGLGYGSIFEETEEGLEWVYRFRNEINHIESLYLLPGNYRIVYRNKFSNSTLDSIEKRFKIKTGATVTLDLNK; this is encoded by the coding sequence ATGATTAAAAAACTTATATATTACATTTCTATAGTTTCTTTACTTCTTGTACTGAAGCCTTTAGCGGCTCAAGAGCAAAAACAAGAAAAAGAAGAAATCACTCGTTTACTTTTTGTATTCGATGCTTCTCAATCTATGTTCGGACGTTGGAATTACCAACAGAAGATATTTGCAGCTAGAGAAATATTATCCAACTTTTTGGATAGCCTAGCAACAGTTGAGAATGTAGAAGTGGCTTTTCGAGTATTTGGTGATCAATATCATGTGCCTCCTCAAGTTTGTGAAGACAGTCGATTGATTGTGCCGTTCGCAAAGAATAATTCTAAAAAGATTAAAAAGGCGCTTAAAGATATTGTTCCCAAAGGAACTACACCAATTTCTTATGCTTTAGAAGAGGCTGCTGCTGACTTCCCCGATTGTGATCATTGTAGAAATATCATCATTTTAATAACTGATGGTATTGAAGAATGTGAAGGAGACCCATGTGAAGTCAGCCTACGCCTTCAGGCCAAAGGAATCATGTTGAAACCATTTGTAATTGGAATTGGAAAAGATTTTAAAGGACAATACGATTGTGTGGGAACTTTTATTGAAGCAGTTACTGAAGAGGATTTTGTAACTGGATTAAATGTGATGATCAGCCAGGCTTTGAATAATACTACGGCGCAGATTAATTTGTTGGATGCAAATAATCAGCCATCAACAACTAATGTAGCGGTAAGCATATATGATCATTATACAGGTTTGATGAAGCATAATTTTATTCATACCCTGAATGCTTTTGGGGTTCCTGATACTTTATTTTTAGATCCTAGAAATGTATATGATATAGTGGCTCATACCATACCTCAAGTGAGATTGGATAGTGTTATTATAAATGAAGCTGAACATAATACCATTGCCTTAAAAGCACCAGTTGGAGTTTTGAATTTAGAAGTAGATAGTAAAGAGCCCATAAATGGGATGCAAGCATTGGTGCGAAAACCAAATGGTCCTCTTACTTTAAATGTGCAGCAGTTCGGACAAAAAGAAACTTATTTAACGGGTTATTATCAGTTGGAAGTTCTAAGTCTGCCGCGTTTAATCATTGATAGTATACTGATTTCTCAAAATCATGTGACCAATGTAGATATTCCTGGACCGGGTATTTTGGTAGTCAAGAAGCCAGGCCTTGGTTATGGAAGCATATTTGAAGAAACAGAGGAGGGCTTAGAATGGGTTTATCGATTTAGAAATGAAATTAATCATATTGAATCTTTATACCTATTACCTGGCAATTACCGTATTGTTTATAGAAATAAGTTTTCAAATTCCACTTTAGATAGTATCGAAAAGCGTTTTAAAATTAAAACTGGAGCTACAGTAACTCTGGATTTAAACAAATAG
- a CDS encoding transketolase family protein has protein sequence MKKYTYTEKKDTRSGFGAGLYELGKTNPNVVALCADLIGSLKMNQFADEFPDRFFQAGIAEANMIGMAAGLTIGGKIPFAGTFAAFATGRVYDQIRQSVAYSEKNVKICASHAGITLGEDGATHQILEDIGLMKMLPGMTVIHTCDYNQTKAATLAIAEHEGPVYLRFGRPVVPNFTVADEKFEIGKAQMLNEGTDVTIVATGHMVWEAILAGEELEKQGISAEIINIHTIKPLDDAAILKSVAKTGCLVSVEEHMVAGGLGESIASLLAKNTPCPMELIGVNDEWGQSGTPVQLLEKYGLNSESIIQSALKVVKRK, from the coding sequence ATGAAAAAATATACATATACAGAGAAAAAAGATACGCGTTCAGGGTTTGGAGCTGGTCTTTATGAGTTAGGTAAAACAAACCCTAATGTGGTAGCATTGTGTGCTGACCTAATAGGATCATTAAAAATGAATCAATTTGCTGACGAGTTTCCAGATCGTTTCTTTCAAGCTGGAATAGCAGAAGCGAATATGATTGGTATGGCTGCAGGTTTAACCATTGGAGGTAAAATTCCTTTTGCTGGTACTTTTGCCGCTTTTGCTACTGGTAGAGTTTATGATCAAATTCGTCAAAGTGTAGCTTACTCCGAAAAGAATGTGAAAATATGTGCTTCTCATGCTGGAATTACCTTAGGAGAGGATGGTGCAACACATCAAATCCTCGAGGATATTGGTTTGATGAAGATGTTACCAGGTATGACAGTTATTCATACTTGTGATTATAATCAAACCAAAGCAGCTACTTTAGCCATAGCAGAGCACGAAGGTCCCGTTTATTTAAGATTTGGACGTCCAGTTGTGCCTAATTTTACTGTAGCAGACGAGAAGTTTGAGATAGGAAAAGCTCAAATGTTGAACGAAGGTACTGATGTTACTATTGTAGCAACAGGACATATGGTATGGGAAGCTATTTTGGCTGGTGAGGAACTTGAAAAACAAGGGATCTCTGCAGAAATCATTAATATTCATACCATTAAACCTTTGGATGATGCTGCTATTTTGAAATCAGTTGCAAAAACGGGTTGTTTGGTAAGTGTGGAAGAGCACATGGTTGCAGGTGGTTTAGGAGAAAGTATTGCCTCATTATTGGCAAAAAATACACCTTGCCCTATGGAATTAATTGGCGTTAATGACGAATGGGGACAGAGCGGAACACCTGTCCAGTTATTGGAAAAATATGGCCTAAATTCGGAAAGCATTATACAGTCAGCTTTAAAAGTTGTAAAGAGAAAATAA